GCGGTGCCGAAGCTGATTGCGGAAACGCTTACCGCGCAGAGTGCGGACATCGACGCCGTTTCCGGCGCGACGATCACGAGCGACGGTTACAAGGAGTCGCTCCAGGCCGCGATCGACGCGAAGGGCGCCTGACGTGCACCGCGTCGAACACGTCATGGGGTTCCCGGTCTCGCTGCGGGTCGACGACACCGTCGTCCCCGACGAGACCGGGGACGCCGTGTTCGCGTGGCTGCGCGAGGTCGACGCACGGTTCAGCCCGTTCAAGGCCGACAGCGAGGTCTCCCGGTACGACCGGGGTGAGCTGCCGGCCGACGAGCTGAGCACCGACCTCGTGGAGGTGCTCGACATCTGCGAGCGGTACCGGGTGGCCACCGGCGGCGCCTTCGACATCCGGCTGCCCGGCCGCGGTCTGGATCCCTGCGCGGTGGTCAAGGGCTGGTCCGTGCAGCGGGCGGCGGAGCTGCTGACCGGGGCCGGGCTCAGCCGGTTCTGCCTCAACGCCGGGGGTGACGTGGTCGTCTCCGGCGGGCCTTGGCGGGTCGGCGTACGGCATCCCGAGATCGCCGACCGGCTGTGCACCGTCCTCGACCTCACCGACGGGGCCGTCGCGACCTCCGCCCGCTACGAGCGCGGCGACCACATCCTCGACGGGCGCACCGGCCGTCCGGCCACCGGCCTCGACAGCCTCACCGTCGTGGCGCCGACCCTCACCGAGGCGGACACGGTCGCCACGGCCGCCTTCGCCATGGGTGCGGACGGCGTCGAGTGGGCGGCCGTGCGGGAGGGTTGCGAGGTGTACGCCGTGCTGCCCGGCGGACGCGTGCTGCGCACCGGCGGGTTCCCGACGGCGGGGGCAGCGGCCGCGTGAGCGTCGAGGCGGCGGCCCTGGGAGCGGCCCTGTGGCTGCTCGGCTGGGCCGCGACGGTCCTCGCCTGGACGTCGGGGCGGGGATACCGGCCGCAGCCGCGTCATCAACGCCGGTGTCGCTGATCTGGCTGCTTCGGTGCAACTCGCTGTGAAGCGGTTTCACGCAAGTTTCAGGGCATGCGGAAGGCGGGCCGCCGGTGAAACCGGCGGCCCGCCTCTTCTGTCCCCGTGGTTCTAGCTGCCCCCGTGGTTCTCAGCTGACGTCGGACGCGTCCAGGCGGTAGAGACCGCTGTAGTCGGACACGGCCGTGCCGTTCGCCTTGACCCAGGTCGAGATCTCGGAGTTCGAGGAGCCCTGGCCGCTGTCGCTGACGACGATGTAGTGCAGCTTGCCCGCCTTCACCAGGCTCTTCAGCTTGGCCAGCGTCATCGCGTCGTCGCTGCCGGACCAGCCGCCCATCGAGATGACCGGCTCACCGGACTCCAGGATGATCGAGGAGGCCGTCTGGTCGGTGGCCACCGCCACCAGCCAGGTGGCGCCGTCCTGGTTCTTCTTCAGGTACGTGATCATCGCGGACGACACCTGGGTACCGCCGCCCATGGCCCCGCCGGTGCGACCGTCGGCGGTGCCGGACTCCGCCGTACCCGACTCGATCGAGCCGGACTCCGCCGTGCCGGATTCGGTCGTACCCGACTCCGTGGAGCCGCCGCTGTTCGACGGTGGCTGGCCCATTTCCTGGCCGTCGCCCGAACCGCCAGGCGCCTCACCGGAGTTGGTTCCCGGTCCGCCGTCGGCGCCGCTGGGCCGCTGGCCGCCGCCACCGCCCATGCCCCCCATACCGCCGGTGCTCGGCCCGGCCGTCGGGTTGGTGCCGTTGGTGCTGGAGGTCGCGGCCGAGGCCGAGTAGGCGGCCGGACCGGCGAGCAGTGCCACGACCGCCGCCAGTGCCGCGACGCCCATCAGCCGCTGCCGCTTCGTGAACCGGCCGACCAGCAGCCCGATCACCGAGGCGGTCCCCGCCACACCGGCCACCACCTCGGCGACCGTGTACAGCGTTCCGGAGCCGGAGACCCGCTGGAGCACGACGACCGCCCACACCGAGCTCGCCGCCACTGCGGCCGGCAGCACCCAGCCCCACTTCGCCGCGGAACCGTTGCGGAAGGCGTTGTAGAGCATGACGCTGCCCGCGCCGACCAGGGCCGCGATACCGGGCGCCATGGCGGTGACGTAGTACGGGTGGAAGGTGCCCTCGGCGAGGGCGAAGGTCAGGTAGTGCAGGACGAACCAGCCGCCCCACAGCATCAGCGCGGCACGCCTGGCGTCCGTACGGGGCGCGCGGCCGCGCAGGACGAGACCCGCCACCAGCGCGATCGCCGCGAAGGGGATCAG
The sequence above is a segment of the Streptomyces asoensis genome. Coding sequences within it:
- a CDS encoding FAD:protein FMN transferase — protein: MGFPVSLRVDDTVVPDETGDAVFAWLREVDARFSPFKADSEVSRYDRGELPADELSTDLVEVLDICERYRVATGGAFDIRLPGRGLDPCAVVKGWSVQRAAELLTGAGLSRFCLNAGGDVVVSGGPWRVGVRHPEIADRLCTVLDLTDGAVATSARYERGDHILDGRTGRPATGLDSLTVVAPTLTEADTVATAAFAMGADGVEWAAVREGCEVYAVLPGGRVLRTGGFPTAGAAAA
- a CDS encoding ArnT family glycosyltransferase; translation: MTTLAPPPAPVREDGARHRSAPPTDGGLASRARRLFTGAPEDPRWARPALWAILVLATALYAWNLSSITGNTFYDAAVYSGTKSWKAFFFGALDAGSFITVDKPPFALWVMGLSARAFGYGTWQLMLPMVAVGTGSVALLYRLVKRDFGAVAATVSALALTLTPITVAITRDTNPDPILVFLMLLGAAALLKSVRTGRLMPLVWSGVAIGFAFNTKMMQAYVVLPAFFLVYLWAANASLGKRIRNLAVGTVALIVSSAWWMVVVDLIPASSRPYIGGSTDNTVWDLVIGYNGFGRIFGASSSVGSQGNGAGFGGEAGLYRMFNDIMGGQISWLIPFAAIALVAGLVLRGRAPRTDARRAALMLWGGWFVLHYLTFALAEGTFHPYYVTAMAPGIAALVGAGSVMLYNAFRNGSAAKWGWVLPAAVAASSVWAVVVLQRVSGSGTLYTVAEVVAGVAGTASVIGLLVGRFTKRQRLMGVAALAAVVALLAGPAAYSASAATSSTNGTNPTAGPSTGGMGGMGGGGGQRPSGADGGPGTNSGEAPGGSGDGQEMGQPPSNSGGSTESGTTESGTAESGSIESGTAESGTADGRTGGAMGGGTQVSSAMITYLKKNQDGATWLVAVATDQTASSIILESGEPVISMGGWSGSDDAMTLAKLKSLVKAGKLHYIVVSDSGQGSSNSEISTWVKANGTAVSDYSGLYRLDASDVS